From the genome of Desulfobulbaceae bacterium:
CCCTTGAGGACCAGTTGCACCATCACCACCGTTTTTACCATCTGCACCGGCAGGACCTTGAGGTCCAGTATTTCCAGCAGGGCCGGTTAAACCAATAGGACCTTGTGCACCCACTGCTCCGGCAGGACCAATATCACCTTTTGAACCAACAGGGCCTTGCGGGCCGACAGCACCAACAGCGCCATCGATACCGTCAGTGCCTGGAATACCTTGTGGCCCTAAAGGTCCAGTATCGCCTTTATCACCCTTGTCACCAACAGGACCTTGAGCACCCACTGCTCCAGCAGGACCAATATCACCTTTTGGACCCTGAGAGCCAGTATCTCCAGCGGGGCCGGTTAAACCGATAGGACCTTGAGGGCCAACAGCCCCATCAGCGCCGGGAAGACCTTGAGGCCCTTGTTGACCATCGTTTCCAGGTAAACCTTGTGGTCCTTGTGGTCCTTGAGGTCCAGCATCGCCAGTGTCACCTTTATCACCTTTTATGCCGGGAGCGCCATCAATACCATTAATACCATCTACTCCAGCAGGACCTTGTGGAGCAGTAAACTCTATCCACTGATCTGATATGGATGGCATTACGTCATCATTGTCCAAGCCATCTCCTTTGTATATCCACATACTGATACTATCTGGATTGTTGCTGGACTGCGAAAAAACAAAATCGTTAACCTCATAAAATGGTGAAGGGGCAGGGGCCCAGTTGCCACGGTTATTTAAACCAATGCCATCGACACCATCGATTCCAGGTAAACCGTGTGGCCCTTGAAGTCCAGCATCGCCTTTATCCCCTTTGTCACCCTTTTCACCAATAGGGCCTTGCGGGCCGACAGCACCATCTTGTCCAGGGACACCAGGTAGACCAGGCGTGCCGTCACTACCATCAGTACCGGGTATACCTTGAGGTCCTTGTTGGCCATCGTTTCCAGGTAAACCTTGTGGCCCTTGAAGTCCAGTATCACCTTTATCCCCTTTTTCACCAATAGGGCCTTGAGGACCAGCAGGACCAACATCACCTTTAGGGCCAGTTAAACCATCAACACCGTTTTTGCCATCTGCACCGGCGGGACCGGTTAATCCAACAGGACCTTGTGCACCATCTGCACCGGCAGGACCAGTTTCTCCAGTTAATCCAATTGGACCTTGAGGACCCTCTGGTCCTTGAATACCGCCAGCACCTGATCCTGCGGCACCAATTGTAAGATCAAAACTAGTTAACTCTTTTAGTGATTTACGATGGGAATCTTTTTTGTCATGATCGGATTCATCGTCATCATCGTCTTTTGACTTATCTTTAAAGATCACACGGTTAACCGTTAATCGGTAGTCACTGTCAGGAACTCCTTCGACCGGGAGGTAGGCGACAAGCTGGTTCTTGTTTGACTCTTCAGTATCAATCGCAAGTTCCCACTGATCACCGATTATAATTGCTAATGTTTCGATATCTTTGAAGTTGTCACCATAAATGTAAATAAATTCACCATATGGATCGACATAAATACTGGAAATGTCGACATCACTGCTGTTGGTCTTTTTAGCACTGATTGGTGGTACCATGAGGATAAAAAACGCAAAGAAAAAAGCCATGAATACGTTTTGGTAGATTGTTTTTTTTGCCATTGCAATCTCCTGAAGAGTGGTGAGATGTTTGAAAATATAAGGATAAAAATATTGTTTATAAAAAATGTTTGTTATTACCAATTTGCAATTAGCAAGCCAAAACTATCAGGTTTAAATGCCATTATGTAACATACTAATATAAAAGACATTATCTGTTTTTTGCTGATAAACAGACTTTTTTATTTGACAAGTAATTTGTTATCCGAATTACATATGCGTGATTGAAGGGGCATATAACTCAGGTGACATGAGTTAGGGGAGAGGGAAAGCGTATGCTAATTGGGTATCAAATTCATGGTGTTGGCTGGAGGTAAACGATATGCTTTTTGAAGGTTGCGCCGGGCGGACTCGTATTGGGGATTAATGAGAAGTGCTTTTTCGAAATGATAAATGGCTTCGATGCGCTCTCCCCGCTTGGCTAGCACAATACCTATGCCATTATGTGACTCAGCAAAGTTAGGATTTAGGGTGAGCGATCGAACGTATAGTTCATGAGCCTCGTCAAGATTACCAATTGTATCGTAAGATGCAGCGAGGTTGAAAAGGGCGCTTTGATAGTTTGGATTAATTTGAATTGCAGTTTGATACAGTGCGATGGCTGCCTCAATTTTGCCTTCGCTCTTTAGTATGTTGGCAAGATTGTTATAGGCCTCAGGGTTTTGCGGATAATAAGTGAGTACTTGCTGGAACACCCTTTTAGCCTCAGTGATATCGGTTGCAGCTGACAATACTCCCAGATTAATTAAGGCCTCGATTGACTTTGGATTAATCTCTAAGGCTTTTTGGTAATGATCAACAGCCAGTGCGGCGTTTTTTTGTTCCTTATATGCGTTTGCTAGATATGTGTGAGCGGTGTCGTTGTTTGATGTTACCGAAAGAGCGTGTGAAAACAGGCTAACACTGTCATGCCATGTAGAAATTTGTTTTCGGGTCACAAATGGTAGAACAATAAGAACCGAGCAAAGAAGTGTTGTTATACATTTTCTTAGAATACTGTTTTTTATAGATAGAACGATCCAACCTAAACAGATGTAGAGGCCGATGGCAGGGATATACATATAACGATCAGCATGCGACTGATTACCTACTTGAATAAGACCAATTACCGGAAAAAGAGTGCAGACAAACCAGAGTATGCCGGTGTTGATAAAAGAGAATTTTGGCGTACATTTGTTATAAGTTACTATGAAGCAAAAAAAGAAAAATGCAGCGGAGAGAGGTATCCAAATCGGGATTTCATGCTGATACGGATAAAAAATTGCGAGTTTAGTAGGCCAAAATATATTCAGAAGATAGTGTGAGTATGAAGACAGAGCATTTTCCACCCTCAAGATTAATGGTATTAATGAAATTTGCTTAACGGCGCCGGCTGATTGTTGAGCAAAAAAAGTGATAATTGCTGATGTGCTACACAAGAAAATCATTAAAGATTTTTCTTTGAGTAAAGGTATCAAAATAGCGGTTCGTGTTGTCTTGGTGTCTGAAAGAGAAAGACGTTGGAGCGGCCAGAAATCGATGAGCAGCAGTAATAACGGGAAGGTGACTGCCATGGGTTTTGATAAAAGGGCGCAGACCAACAAGAGATGCGTGCAACCAAAGTAAATCGTTTTATTTGATCTGTACCACTTTAGGTATGAAAGAAGGGCGAGCAGGGTGAAAAAGAGACAGAGAACGTCTTTTCTTTCTGATATCCAGACGACTGACTCAACATGGATAGGATGTATACCGAGCAGAAAGGCGCATAAAAAACTTGGCCATATTGCTGTGGTTGCATAGTAAAGGACTGTAAATAGCAGTAACGAGTTGGCTACATGGAAGATTAGATTGCTTCGATGATGACCACCGGCAAAATCAGCGTACAGTTGCCAGTCAAGGGCGTGAGAGAGCCAGGTTAACGGATGCCAGTTTCCGGCATGAAAGGTAGAAAAGGACCACTGTATTGTTGCCCAGTTAAGGCCATTTTGGATATTGAGGTTATTAATGACATAGATTGGATCATCAAAATTAATAAAGTCATAGGTCTGTATCGGCCAATATACAGCCAGTATCGTCAATACGAGGATGCCTGAAAGTATTATAAAAAAGTATTTGCTATTCGAAACCATTTGGATTTTCTGACTGCCAGCGCCAGGCGTCTTCACACATCTCTTCAATGCCCCGGGTTGCCTGCCAGCCTATTTCCTGCTTGGCTTTTAGTGGATCTGCGTAACATATGGCGATGTCACCTGGCCGCCGAGGGACGATTTTATATGGGACCTTGTTGCCGGAAGCTTTTTCAAAACCTTTTACCATATCCAGTACACTATAGCCTTTGCCTGTACCGAGGTTATAGGTTACCACACCAGGTCTGGTTATCAGCTTTTCTATGGCTTTTATGTGGCCTAAGGCAAGATCGACAACGTGGATGTAGTCCCGAACACCAGTTCCATCAGGAGTGTGGTAGTCATTGCCGAAAACAGATAGTTCTTTTAACTTTCCAACTGCCACCTGAGCCACATAAGGCATCAGGTTGTTTGGTATATCGTTTGGATCTTCTCCAATGCGACCGCTCTTATGGGCACCGACAGGGTTGAAATAGCGTAAAAGGGCAACGTTCCAGGTGCTATCAGAGGTGTGCAGGTCTTTTAATATATGTTCAATGAAAAGTTTTGAGTTGCCATAGGGGTTTGTCGCTGATAGTGGAAACTCTTCGGTGATCGGCACTGTTGCCGGATCGCCATAAACAGTGGCGGATGAGCTGAAAACAATATTTTTTACATTATTAGCTGTCATAACCCGGCAAAGGACAATTGTGCCGGTGAGATTGTTGTCGTAATATTGAAGCGGCATTGATACGGATTCGCCAACAGCCTTGAGCCCGGCAAAATGAATTACCGCATCAATTGCATGCTGTTTGAAAACCTTGTCCAACTCGTGCTCATTGAGCAGATCAACCTCGAAAAAAGTAATTGATTTGCCGGTAAGTTGTTCAACACGTCGCAGAGATTCCTGCTTGCTGTTGACCAGATTATCAACAACGACAACTTCATAGCCCGCATTAAGTAGTTCCAGACAAGTATGACTGCCAATATAGCCGGCACCGCCGGTAACAAGAATTTTCATGTTAGTTATCCCATGAGGTTAGAGCAATACCAATCGTATGTTTTTTGAAGGCCATCTCTCAATGTGTAACTCGGGTTCCAGCCCAGAAGGTTAATGCGGTTGCTGTCTAAAAGTTTTTGTGGTGTGCCATCTGGCTTGGAGTTGTCCCAGGCTATTTCTCCGTCATAACCAACGATCTCCTTAATCATCATTGCTAACTCATAAATTGTCTGATCAGAGCCTGAACCAATATTGTATAAGCAGGAGGCAAATGGCTCAAGGTCAAAATTTAGAGCCCTGTCAGGCTGGTTCATAATAAAGGTGCAGGCATCAACCATATCTTCAGCATGAAGAAATTCACGCTTAGGAGCTCCGCTTCCCCAGAGAATTACCTTTGCAGAGGTGTTAGTGGAGAGCGAATGTTCTTTGGATTTATAACCTATAGCATTTTTGATGTCTGGGGGAATTGATCCATAGGTTAATTCGTCTTTCTGTATAGCTTCAAGATCTCCCTGCATAGCCATTTTTGCAAGATGAAATTTACGTATCATTGCCGGCAGGACATGTGAAGATTCAAGATCGAAGTTATCATTAGTGCCATAAAGATTTGTGGGCATAACCGGGATGAATTGCGTGCCATATTGTGAGTTGTAGGACCAGCACATTTCGATTCCGGCAATTTTAGCTGTTGCGTATGGTGAGTTTGTAGGTTCAAGAGCTCCGGTCATCAGAAACTCTTCTCTGATTGGCTGTGGGCATTCCCGAGGGTAGATGCAGGAACTGCCAAGAAAAAGCAATCTTTTCACATTGTGAACCCAGCTTTGATGAATGACATTTGCTTGAATCATCAAGTTCTGATAAATGAAATCGGCTCTATAGGTGTTGTTGGCGTTTATACCCCCGACTCTTGCTGCCGCAAAAAAAACATAATCAGGACTTTCTCTGGCAAAAAAATCAGCGACATCCTGCTGGTTAATAAGGTTTAACTCCTTACTGGTACGATAGGTTAAATTTGTATAACCGTCCGTTTGAAGCTTTCGTAAAATTGCTGAGCCGACCAAGCCGCGGTGTCCGGCAATATATATTTTACTATTTTTATTCATGGTGATTAAAGGTGTTGAAGCCTTCACGTTTGCACAGTGCATCCCGCTGGGCCTCCTGCAGGTCTGCGCAGACCATCTCTTTAACGAGAGTAGCAAAGGTTGTTTTGGGCTCCCAACCTAATTTCTGTTTTGCCTTGGCTGGATTGCCTAACAAGGTTTCAACCTCCGTTGGACGATAATAGCGCGGGTCAACACGGACAATAACATCGCCAGTTTTAAGTGGAGATTTATCCGGCATCAACTGTTTTGCCTTACTACATATCTTGAGCCCCGCCTCGCTAATAGCGTCAATCTGTGCTGTTTCGTTAGTGCCTTCACCCTGCCATTTTAAGGTAACGCCAAGCTCTTTTGCAGCATAATTCACAAAATCACGAACAGAGTACTGAACGCCAGAGGCAATAACAAAATCCTCCGGTGTGTCTTGTTGCAGCATTAACCACTGCATCTCAACATAATCTCTGGCATGTCCCCAGTCTCGTTTAGCATCTAAATTGCCCAGGTGAACGGTGTCCTGTAGGCCAAGGACAATTCGAGATAATGCCCTGGTAATTTTTCGTGTTACAAAAGTTTCACCGCGGATTGGTGACTCATGGTTAAAAAGTATGCCGTTGCAGGCGTACATTCCGTAAGCTTCGCGGTAATTAACGATAGTCCAAAACGAGTATAGTTTGGCAACTGCATATGGTGACCTGGGATAAAACGGAGTTGTTTCGGTCTGGGGCGTTTCCTGAACTTTGCCATAGAGTTCGGAGGTTGAAGCCTGATAGATACGTGTTTTATTGGTCAAGCCAAGGATGCGTATGGCTTCAAGGAGCCTTAACGTGCCGAGGGCATCGGAGTTGGCAGTGTATTCGGGTTCTTCAAAGGAAACTGCGACATGTGATTGCGCCGCTAAATTATAAAGTTCGTCAGGTTGCACTTTTTCGATAATATGGATCAGACTCGTTGAATCAGTCATGTCGCCATGATGCAGAATGAAATTCCGGCCTTCAATATGGGGGTCCTGATAAAGATGGTCAATCCGATCCGTATTAAAAAGTGAAGTGCGGCGTTTTATGCCATGAACTTCATAGCCTTTTTTTAAAAGAAATTCTGCCAGATAGGCGCCATCTTGACCAGTTACGCCTGTAATTAAAGCTTTTTTTTGCATGGGGTTCCTTGTATTAGAAATGTAGACAATGTAATTTGGACATTATAACGATTCATGCCAATTAATGCATCATTTTGACGGATTTTATTATTTGCCCTTTTTCTCTAAAAGAATCTGACCCAACTGGTAGATAAATACATATGAAAAAAGCTTTGGTGACAGGGGGTGGTGGTTTTGTTGGATCCGCCATTGTTAAACGACTGGTGAGTATGGGTGTTACTCCTGTAATAGTTGGGCGAAGTGAATATCCCAAATTCAAACGACTTCCAGTTGAAATTTGTATTGGCGATATTCGGGACTCTGAATTTCTGGTTAAGGCAAGTGCCAATTGTGATACGGTGTTTCATGTTGCTGCGAAGGCTGGGGTGTGGGGAAGTCGTGATGAGTATTTCTCCATCAACCACGGCGGCACAAAAAATGTTATTTACGCCTGCCAGAAAAATAACATTTCAAACTTGATCTACACAAGTACGCCAAGTGTAGTCTTTAATGATGCCGATATTATTAATGGTGATGAAGCACTCCCTTATAGTTCCAGGCCATTATGTCATTACGCTGAAAGTAAAATTGCCGCCGAAAAAGAGGTTTTGTCTGCCACCTCAGATCTGCTGAAAACTGTTTCTCTTAGACCGCATCTCATATGGGGGCCAGGAGATACGAATCTCATTCCCCGATTGGTGATGCGAGGCAAAAAAGGGTTAGTAAAACAGGTGGGGGCGGGGGATAATAGTGTTGATATTGTCTACATTGACAATGTGGTCGACGCGCACATTCAGGCAGCTTTAAGTCTTGAAACAGACAACGCTGTTGCTGGAAAGGCATATTTTATCTCACAGGGTGAACCGGTGAATCTTTGGCAGTGGATTAATTGCCTTTATGAAAGGCTGGGTATTCCGCAAGTATCAAATACAATCAGTTTTCGCAGGGCCTATTACGTCGGGATGTTGATGGAATATGTTTTTGCGGCCTTTCGTATAAAAAAAGAGCCGTTGATGACGAGATTTGTGGCTCAGCAGTTGGCTAAATCACATTGGTTTTCTATTGAGGCTGCCAGGAAAGATTTTGGCTATGCTCCTCTGGTTTCAACGTCTGAAGGAATGGATCGACTGGCGCTCTGGGTAAAAAAACAAGAATGGTTTAAATTAAAATGAGGCAGCCATTGATTTGACGGTCTCATTCTCAGGATCAATCGTCAGGTAATTTTTCAAAATATTCTGTGCTTCAGGGCTACGGCCGACACTTTTTAAGACATTGGCAAGTGAGATTGAGTAGTCGGGATTGCCTGGTGATAATGAAACACACTTCTGTAGTTGCTCTATCTGAGCGTCGCTATTTCCTTCTTTTTCAAGCAAATCTGCATACATCTTAAATATA
Proteins encoded in this window:
- the gmd gene encoding GDP-mannose 4,6-dehydratase gives rise to the protein MQKKALITGVTGQDGAYLAEFLLKKGYEVHGIKRRTSLFNTDRIDHLYQDPHIEGRNFILHHGDMTDSTSLIHIIEKVQPDELYNLAAQSHVAVSFEEPEYTANSDALGTLRLLEAIRILGLTNKTRIYQASTSELYGKVQETPQTETTPFYPRSPYAVAKLYSFWTIVNYREAYGMYACNGILFNHESPIRGETFVTRKITRALSRIVLGLQDTVHLGNLDAKRDWGHARDYVEMQWLMLQQDTPEDFVIASGVQYSVRDFVNYAAKELGVTLKWQGEGTNETAQIDAISEAGLKICSKAKQLMPDKSPLKTGDVIVRVDPRYYRPTEVETLLGNPAKAKQKLGWEPKTTFATLVKEMVCADLQEAQRDALCKREGFNTFNHHE
- the galE gene encoding UDP-glucose 4-epimerase GalE encodes the protein MKILVTGGAGYIGSHTCLELLNAGYEVVVVDNLVNSKQESLRRVEQLTGKSITFFEVDLLNEHELDKVFKQHAIDAVIHFAGLKAVGESVSMPLQYYDNNLTGTIVLCRVMTANNVKNIVFSSSATVYGDPATVPITEEFPLSATNPYGNSKLFIEHILKDLHTSDSTWNVALLRYFNPVGAHKSGRIGEDPNDIPNNLMPYVAQVAVGKLKELSVFGNDYHTPDGTGVRDYIHVVDLALGHIKAIEKLITRPGVVTYNLGTGKGYSVLDMVKGFEKASGNKVPYKIVPRRPGDIAICYADPLKAKQEIGWQATRGIEEMCEDAWRWQSENPNGFE
- a CDS encoding NAD-dependent epimerase/dehydratase family protein; protein product: MKKALVTGGGGFVGSAIVKRLVSMGVTPVIVGRSEYPKFKRLPVEICIGDIRDSEFLVKASANCDTVFHVAAKAGVWGSRDEYFSINHGGTKNVIYACQKNNISNLIYTSTPSVVFNDADIINGDEALPYSSRPLCHYAESKIAAEKEVLSATSDLLKTVSLRPHLIWGPGDTNLIPRLVMRGKKGLVKQVGAGDNSVDIVYIDNVVDAHIQAALSLETDNAVAGKAYFISQGEPVNLWQWINCLYERLGIPQVSNTISFRRAYYVGMLMEYVFAAFRIKKEPLMTRFVAQQLAKSHWFSIEAARKDFGYAPLVSTSEGMDRLALWVKKQEWFKLK
- a CDS encoding tetratricopeptide repeat protein codes for the protein MTILAVYWPIQTYDFINFDDPIYVINNLNIQNGLNWATIQWSFSTFHAGNWHPLTWLSHALDWQLYADFAGGHHRSNLIFHVANSLLLFTVLYYATTAIWPSFLCAFLLGIHPIHVESVVWISERKDVLCLFFTLLALLSYLKWYRSNKTIYFGCTHLLLVCALLSKPMAVTFPLLLLLIDFWPLQRLSLSDTKTTRTAILIPLLKEKSLMIFLCSTSAIITFFAQQSAGAVKQISLIPLILRVENALSSYSHYLLNIFWPTKLAIFYPYQHEIPIWIPLSAAFFFFCFIVTYNKCTPKFSFINTGILWFVCTLFPVIGLIQVGNQSHADRYMYIPAIGLYICLGWIVLSIKNSILRKCITTLLCSVLIVLPFVTRKQISTWHDSVSLFSHALSVTSNNDTAHTYLANAYKEQKNAALAVDHYQKALEINPKSIEALINLGVLSAATDITEAKRVFQQVLTYYPQNPEAYNNLANILKSEGKIEAAIALYQTAIQINPNYQSALFNLAASYDTIGNLDEAHELYVRSLTLNPNFAESHNGIGIVLAKRGERIEAIYHFEKALLINPQYESARRNLQKAYRLPPANTMNLIPN
- a CDS encoding GDP-L-fucose synthase; protein product: MNKNSKIYIAGHRGLVGSAILRKLQTDGYTNLTYRTSKELNLINQQDVADFFARESPDYVFFAAARVGGINANNTYRADFIYQNLMIQANVIHQSWVHNVKRLLFLGSSCIYPRECPQPIREEFLMTGALEPTNSPYATAKIAGIEMCWSYNSQYGTQFIPVMPTNLYGTNDNFDLESSHVLPAMIRKFHLAKMAMQGDLEAIQKDELTYGSIPPDIKNAIGYKSKEHSLSTNTSAKVILWGSGAPKREFLHAEDMVDACTFIMNQPDRALNFDLEPFASCLYNIGSGSDQTIYELAMMIKEIVGYDGEIAWDNSKPDGTPQKLLDSNRINLLGWNPSYTLRDGLQKTYDWYCSNLMG